The DNA segment CGTTTCTACTAGCCCGAGTTGCGGCAGGGCCGATGAGCGGGCGGCATCGAAGCGCAGTTGCACGGCGCTCGCAACCTTGTTGACGTTCTGACCGCCGGGTCCGGGCGCGCGGATGAAGCGCTCGGACAATTCGGCATCGGGGATGAACACTGTGGGCGTGATCTGGAGCATGGTATGGATTGTGACGGGCACAGGCGAAGCGCGACAGGGTGTCGTGAATCGGCGGGTTATACTTTATCCTCAGAGCCGGCCTGAGCCGCCGCTACTCAAGGCCGTGAAGCCGTAAAGTTCCACTTCCGTCGCTTCGAGCACAAGAACCGACATGACCATCAAGCAAGTCATCACCGACGGCGACAAGCCGATCAAGGTCCGGACCGACGAACTGGATGCGCTCTCGCACGAGCAGTTGGTCAACCTCTCCAGGTTGCCGTTCATCCATCGTCATATCGCCGCCATGCCGGATATCCATGCCGGCCTGGGTGACGCGCAAGGGCGCGATCCGGGCGCGTGAAGGCGAGCTGGGGATCGTACTGGGCAGCATGGGCGCACGCAGCTACATCGTGCGCGGCAAGGGGAATCCCGAGAGCTTCTGTTCCAGCGCCCACGGCGCCGGGCGGCGCATGAGCCGCACCGCCGCCGAAAAGCAGTTCACAGCGGTTGATCTGGTCGAAGTCGTGCATACCCTCAAACAACTGGTCTGCATCAAGGGGTGAGGTCGCCAATGCCGATCATCTGGATTTTATCCGTGTGTTGGTTAGGCCTGAGCCTGCCGACCCAGGCCGACGACTGGAACGCCCGGCTGTCGGACGGCTCCGGCGTCGAGGTCGAGGCTTCCACGCATCGCGCCTGGCGCTTGGAGGACGGCCGACGCACCCCACTTTGGGATGGTGTGCATCGCCTGGAGGACGGCTCGGTCGTCATCGTGCGCGACGGCGTGGCGGTACCGAATCCAGCGATGCTGGAGACCTGGAACGAGGCGCCGCCGCGCCGACCGGGCATGACGGAACGCGAGTCCGAGACCTGCCGCGAACTGGTCCGGCGCGTCTGTGGCGAAGGCGAGGCTGAGAACGCGGCCTGTGCCGCCGGCGAGTCATGCCGACTGGCGCGCGAGCTGCTGGAGATGTCCGCCGAATCCCTGCCTCTGGAGGCCGAGATCCAGGCCGAATCGTCCGTCGGCACTCAGTGTCGCGAGGCGCTGACCAACGCCTTCTTCGCGCCCTGCCGCTGAGCCGCCGAACCCTCGCAACGCTCTACTCATATCGGAATCGATCCATGGCATTACGCATCAAGAGTCACTGGAAGGACGACGAGCGCGAACGCTCGCTGCCCGAGATCGCCGGCGCCCTGGCTTACATCGCCTGGCGCATCGCACTCGACAAGGCGATCAATCTGCACTGCGAGCGCTTCGTCTATCGCGACGACGCCCAGCGTCTGGCCGTGATCCGGGAGTATCTGGTGTTCCTGGTCCAGATCGCCGACCGTCTGGCACACGCCGATCTGGACGAGGACGACCGGCGCACCCTGATCGTCGAGTTTGCCAAGAAGCTCTTCGGCCATGTCCAGGACAACAGCCAGGATCTGCTCGGACCGGGCGACTACGGCGGTCCCTTCATCGCCCTGCTCGACACCCGCTCCGGCGAGTACGCCGAGTTCCAGTTCGCCGATGACGGTCCCAGCTACGCCTTCCTGCGCCATCTCGGCCATGAGATCCAGTCCATCATGGGCGAGTCCGAGGAGAACCGCTGGGTGATCGATCAGGTCATGGACAAGGACGGCTGGGACGCCTACAAGCACTTCGCGCGCGCCTATCGCAACCTCTTCGAGTGATTCGCTCTTGCATTTCGCGCGCTCGGGCGCCATGATCCGCCTGCCGTCGCGCGTCTCATGCCGTGCTCCCCTTGCGGCCTCCAGAGCCACTTCTGCGACGTGTTCAATCGACGAGGCACCTGCCCTCGGAGTCAATCTGCTCGACCCCCGTCATCGCGATCACACGCGCCCGGACCGGCGGTCGAGTCCACGGAGAATGTCATCTATGGTCTTAAAGATAGGCGGCGATATGCTGGCGCTGGACGCCGCTATCCGTCGTCAGATCGAAGCGGAAGCCCGTAAACTCACGGACCGCTTCCCCGGTGAGCCGATCGAGGCTCAGGTCAATGTCCAGGAAGAGTTCGATCAGTTGCACGGTCATCGCGTGCGCTGCGAACTGAGCGCCAAGCTCGGCGCCGGTCGTCAGGTGGTGGTGCGCGAGGCACGCAAGGTGGCCTCCGAGGCCATCAGTGAAGTCTTCACCGCCGCCCGCCGCAACGTGCGCCGTCTGCGCCGCCGGAGCGTCCTCGATCTCGCGCCCGCACCCAAGACGGTCGCGGCGCGTCCCGCCGGTGCTCAAGTCGCGACCCATTGACGCCCGCGAAGCCAACCTTGAGCGCGAGGTCTCCGCACCCATCTAGTGGGCATTCGGCCATGCGTGGTCCGGCGCCTGTCCATCCATTCGACGCCGGCACGGACTGGATTCAAACAGAGGAGAGCCTCCAATGAAGGTTGCGATCATCGGCGGGACCGGCTTCGTCGGTCTGTACATCACTCGTCATCTGCTGGCGGCCGGCCATGTGCCGCGACTGCTGGTGCGTCCGGGCAGCGAGTCCAAGGTCGAGCGCCCCGAGTCGTGCGAGATCGTCCACGGCAACGTGAGCGATCTGCCGTCGCTGGTGGAGTGCGTGCGCGGCTGTGACGCGGTCATCTATCTGATCGGCATCCTGCGCGAGTTTCCGGCGCAGGGCATCACCTTCGAGGCGCTCCAGTATCAGGGCGTGGTCGACACCATCGCCGCCGCGCAGGAGAACTGTGTCGGGCGCTTCATCCTGATGAGCGCCAACGGCATCCGTCCCGACGGCACCGCCTATCAGCGCACCAAGTACCAGGCCGAGCAGGCGCTCAAGGAGTCGGGTCTGCGCTGGACGATCTTCCGCCCGTCGGTGATCTTCGGCGATGCCGAGGGGCGGATGGAGTTTTGTTCGCAGATCAAGAAGGACATCATCGACAGTCCGCTGCCGGCGCCGCTGTTCCATGCCGGCCTGCTGCCGACCAAGGCCGGACTCTTCGAGCTGGCGCCGGTCAGTATCAAAGACGTCGCCGCGGCCTTCGTGCTGGCGCTCAGCGAGTCGCGCACCGAGTCCCAGACCTATTCGCTGTGCGGTCCCGAGCGGCTGAGCTGGAAGGCGATCCTCAGCACGATCGCCGCCGCTTCGGGGCGCACCAAGCTGATGGTTCCGGCGCCGGCGCCGGTGATCAAGGCGGCGGCGGGGCTGTTGGACCGCTTCCCCTGGTTCCCCATCTCGCGTGATCAGATCCAGATGCTGATGGAAGGCAATGTCTGCACCGAGAACGACGGCTTCGCGCGTCTCGGGTTGACGCCAACCCACTTCGGCGTCGACCAGCTCGGCTATCTGGCGCGCGGCGACTGAGCCAGTCTGGTCATCGGTTCAGAGCGCGGGCGGTGCCTTGTAGCCGAGGATCAGATCCATGACGTTGGTTCCGGTCGGCCCGGTGCGGATGAGATCCCCGCTCGCCTCCAGGAAGCGCCCGGAGTCGGCTCGTGCCAGACAGGTGCGGGCATCGAGTTCGATCCCACCGAGTTCGGCCCGCTCCAGGGTGCCGCCATCGACCAGGGCACCGGCGTCCTCGGTCGGCCCGTCGCTGCCATCGGTGCCGGCGCTCAGCAGCCGGACATCATCGCATCCAGCCAGCTCGATCGCGGCGGCCAGCGCCAGATGCTGATTGCGACCGCCGCGTCCAGGATGCTCGGGAAGCCGGACGGTCGTCTCGCCGCCCCAGACATGCAGACCGGGCACGCCGTCGATGAGCGTCCGGGCGAGCGCGCGGCCCTGATCGGCGGCCTCGCCCTCGATGAGATCCGGATACAGCCGGACGTTCCACCCCCTGGACTCGGCGGCCTTCACGACCGCCGCCTTGGCCAGCGACAGTGTGGCGACCAGTTCCATCTCGGGACCGTGTTCCGGTAAGGCGCCGCGCTCGGCGAGTCCGCGCGCGACCCAGCCCGCCAACCAATCCGGTAGAACGAGTCGCCCGACCTGATCGGCCAGATCCGGCACGGGCACCAGCGGCCCCGAGCCGATGATGCCCGGCGTATCTCCCGGTACGTCCGAGATGGCCAGTTGCCGGACGGGACGCCCCCCGAGGTGCCTCAGCAACCCGCCCGCCTTGAGACGCGAAACCGACTGGCGCACACAATTCATGGCGCCGATCGGTAGTCCGCTACCGAGCAACCAGGCATTGAGGGCGCGCAGTTCGGAGAGTCCCAGGCCGCTGACCGGTGCCTCGATCAGCGCCGAGGCGCCACCGGAGAGCAGGAACAGGACTTGTGTTTCGGCGGGTAGCCGGTCGAGGCTCGCCGGCAGACGTTCGCCGGCCGCGAGACTGCCGGCATCCGGCAGCGGATGACCGCCGAAACGGACCTCGATCCCCAGCCCTCGCCAACGCCCCGGATCGGCGTGTCCAGGCTTGGTGACGAGCATCCCGCCCCGGCAGGCCTCGCCGAGCACCTCGAGTGCGCCCAGCGTCATGGACTCGGCCGCCTTGCCGATGGCCGCGATCCAGACCGGCCCCCTGATCGGGCGCGTACTGAGCGCACGTTGCACCGAACGCGCACCTGAGACGGCGTCGAGCGCGACGGCCAGCAGTTCGAGGAGTGTATGACGCGGGTCCGGTGTGGGCTGCATCGATCGCCGTCAATTGACTGATTTCAATGTGTTCGCATCGATTCCGGGTGCAGACTGCCTGCTCCTGGGCGATCGGACGTCGCTCGTCTCGTCGCGCCGCACGTCCCGGTCATGGGAATGTCCGTGGCGGCCGACTGTTCGTCCAACGGAGCCGTAACCGGATGAATCTCTGTCCCAAATGCGACCGTCCGCTCTGGCCGTTCGCCATGATCCTGACCATCACCAGCGTCATCGCCTTTCTGACCTGGCTGATCCTGGGCCTCTCAGCGATCGAACCCTGGCAGCGCCTCCTGGTGACGCTGATCGCCTTCATCGTGGTCGGAGCGACCCTGCTGCACTATGTCGTCAGTTGTCTGAGGCGTCACTGCCGACACGAACACCCAGTCGTCCAGGGACGCTCCTGACGTGTTCTACGCAGGCGCGCGCGTGACCTGATCGCGCAGATAGACCGGCAGCGCCTGCTCGGCCGGAACCCAGCGCCCGGCCGTCAGTTCGGCGGCGGCCAGGAGCGCGATGTCCTGGGCCTCGCAGACCCCATCGGGATTCGTCCCGCTCAGCGCCGGTCCGAGCCGCCGGCTCAGCACCTCACCATGCACGCCCCAGCCCGGTCCCACACCCTGCCAGCCGTCACCCGTGGGCCGCGTGACCCGGTCGGGCGCGCAGACCTGCTCGGCGCAGCACAACTCGGCCAGATCACGCGCGCCGATCTCGTAGCAACCCCAGTAGACCTCGTCCATGCGCGCATCCAACGCGGTCAGCAGCCGGCGCTGTCCTTCACGCCTGAACTGGCCCTGGGCCATGGCCGCGAGTGTGGAGACCGGCACCACGGGCAACTCGGCGCCGAAGGCCGCGCCCTGGATGACCGAGGTCGCGATACGGATGCCGGTGAAGGAGCCCGGACCACAGCCGAAGGCCAGTGCATCCAGATTGCGCAACTCCAGACCGGCCTGTTCCAACAGGCGCTGCATCATACCGAGGATGAGTTCGCCGTGGCGGCGGGGTGCGAGAGTGAGTTCCTGAACGACGCCCTGGTCGACGAGGAGTGCGGCCGAACAGGTTTCGTTCGAGGTGTCGATGGCGAGTAGTTTCATGTGCTTCAAAGACTTTCGAGCCCGAGCGGCCGTCCGCCGAAGACGCCCGCTCCGAACGGGCCGCTCTCGAGTTCGTGGATATAGGGGTAGGGTGGTTGCAGTACCCAGCCGCGGAAGGCCGTGTCCAGACTGCCCATGAGCCGGCGCGGCGGCTCGTCGGCCGAGACCTCGACGATGAACAGGCGCAGACGACCCAGCATGGTATGCGGATCCTCCAGTCGGGTCTGGACCGCCCAGCCCGGCAGTCCGTCCATGAAGTATTCGCTCTGCGGCGCCGAGTCCTTGAGCTTGGCGGCCAGACCCAGCAGCAGCAGGGTCTTGTACTCGATCTCATGATCGAATTCGCCGATGGTCGCCGGCCGTTCGTCGAGATCCCAGAGTGACGTGGGCCGGCGCGAGGTCAGGTAGAGGTGCAGCTCGTGCAGATCGCGCCAGGTGCCCGCCGGCGGCGTCTTCTTCCACAGGATCGCATAGCGGATCTGACGGTTGGCGAAGCGGAACAGATTGCGGATCAGCCACAGGCGCTGGTGTTGCCGGCGTTCGTTCGGGACCGGATGCTCTTTGTCGAGCTGGTGGAGCGCGCGATCGAGGTTGACGAACATCAGGCGTCCGAGCCGCTGCTCCATGGTGAGACCACGGGCGCCGTCGGTTTCGCCCGCCTCGTCCGCATAGGGCTTGGGCAGTCCGGCACAGGTCTTGAGCACCGGAACCTTCAGCAGCGACAGGATGCTGAGGCGGCGGCCGG comes from the Allochromatium tepidum genome and includes:
- a CDS encoding RtcB family protein; amino-acid sequence: MTIKQVITDGDKPIKVRTDELDALSHEQLVNLSRLPFIHRHIAAMPDIHAGLGDAQGRDPGA
- a CDS encoding HPF/RaiA family ribosome-associated protein is translated as MVLKIGGDMLALDAAIRRQIEAEARKLTDRFPGEPIEAQVNVQEEFDQLHGHRVRCELSAKLGAGRQVVVREARKVASEAISEVFTAARRNVRRLRRRSVLDLAPAPKTVAARPAGAQVATH
- a CDS encoding NAD(P)H-binding protein, which encodes MKVAIIGGTGFVGLYITRHLLAAGHVPRLLVRPGSESKVERPESCEIVHGNVSDLPSLVECVRGCDAVIYLIGILREFPAQGITFEALQYQGVVDTIAAAQENCVGRFILMSANGIRPDGTAYQRTKYQAEQALKESGLRWTIFRPSVIFGDAEGRMEFCSQIKKDIIDSPLPAPLFHAGLLPTKAGLFELAPVSIKDVAAAFVLALSESRTESQTYSLCGPERLSWKAILSTIAAASGRTKLMVPAPAPVIKAAAGLLDRFPWFPISRDQIQMLMEGNVCTENDGFARLGLTPTHFGVDQLGYLARGD
- a CDS encoding glycerate kinase type-2 family protein, which gives rise to MQPTPDPRHTLLELLAVALDAVSGARSVQRALSTRPIRGPVWIAAIGKAAESMTLGALEVLGEACRGGMLVTKPGHADPGRWRGLGIEVRFGGHPLPDAGSLAAGERLPASLDRLPAETQVLFLLSGGASALIEAPVSGLGLSELRALNAWLLGSGLPIGAMNCVRQSVSRLKAGGLLRHLGGRPVRQLAISDVPGDTPGIIGSGPLVPVPDLADQVGRLVLPDWLAGWVARGLAERGALPEHGPEMELVATLSLAKAAVVKAAESRGWNVRLYPDLIEGEAADQGRALARTLIDGVPGLHVWGGETTVRLPEHPGRGGRNQHLALAAAIELAGCDDVRLLSAGTDGSDGPTEDAGALVDGGTLERAELGGIELDARTCLARADSGRFLEASGDLIRTGPTGTNVMDLILGYKAPPAL
- the tsaB gene encoding tRNA (adenosine(37)-N6)-threonylcarbamoyltransferase complex dimerization subunit type 1 TsaB, which encodes MKLLAIDTSNETCSAALLVDQGVVQELTLAPRRHGELILGMMQRLLEQAGLELRNLDALAFGCGPGSFTGIRIATSVIQGAAFGAELPVVPVSTLAAMAQGQFRREGQRRLLTALDARMDEVYWGCYEIGARDLAELCCAEQVCAPDRVTRPTGDGWQGVGPGWGVHGEVLSRRLGPALSGTNPDGVCEAQDIALLAAAELTAGRWVPAEQALPVYLRDQVTRAPA